The Populus alba chromosome 6, ASM523922v2, whole genome shotgun sequence genomic interval CCCATATTGAGAGGGGGCAACTTAAGAAATAAGGAAATCGTGTTTTCAGCACATCGAAAGAACACCTGAGAATGGTGTTtctaagggaaaaaaaagaatgtcGGTGATTAAATAGTTCCTGTGGATTTCTGGCAGCTGATTGGCACCTCTAAATCATTGAAGGTGATATCGGACTCCTGGGTATGGAGCAATAAATCCTTCCAGATTTGAAACCCGTTGTCAACTATGTAGTATTTTCCTGCAAAGAACGGAGTGGGAGGTAACGTAACCCAGAAAAAAGCTAGAGAAAATAGAGTTCCAAGTTGAAAGAGAGGGCTCGTGCGCGCGGAATGCAATTATAGNNNNNNNNNNNNNNNNNNNNNNNNNNNNNNNNNNNNNNNNNNNNNNNNNNNNNNNNNNNNNNNNNNNNNNNNNNNNNNNNNNNNNNNNNNNNNNNNNNNNNNNNNNNNNNNNNNNNNNNNNNNNNNNNNNNNNNNNNNNNNNNNNNNNNNNNNNNNNNNNNNNNNNNNNNNNNNNNNNNNNNNNNNNNNNNNNNNNNNNNNNNNNNNNNNNNNNNNNNNNNNNNNNNNNNNNNNNNNNNNNNNNNNNNNNNNNNNNNNNNNNNNNNNNNNNNNNNNNNNNNNNNNNNNNNNNNNNNNNNNNNNNNNNNNNNNNNNNNNNNNNNNNNNNNNNNNNNNNNNNNNNNNNNNNNNNNNNNNNNNNNNNNNNNNNNNNNNNNNNNNNNNNNNNNNNNNNNNNNNNNNNNNNNNNNNNNNNNNNNNNNNNNNNNNNNNNNNNNNNNNNNNNNNNNNNNNNNNNNNNNNNNNNNNNNNNNNNNNNNNNNNNNNNNNNNNNNNNNNNNACTAGTGGAATGAGTGTTATATAAACAAGTGGTGATCATGACTCATACAATCTATCATCCTCTAAATTCACCAATTTAGATATGTTCAAAGtgtatccattaaaaaaaaacatatactttTAATTCATCGGTAAACAAATAACTGTATATTATTGTCTAAGGCAAAACTAACTTTAGGCTTCGTGAACTGTGACCTATATAAACCAACTTTATATTCATATGGTGACAAAAAAAGGTATATCCTTTCTAGCCTTAATGCTGtcctttgtctttttttttttttcacatccaTTAccgtgttaaaaatattttcaaacgtgttttttttcatatgtatgGCATTTAGATTATGGCAGAAAAGATTAGTCTTCTAATAATGAAgctcacaaaaaatatttttttttataaaaattttgggTCACACCAAAAACCATAAAACTTCTACTTGGcggattgaaaacaaaaaataatgccCTCATACTACGAGACCACATCATACAATTCTTCATCTAATGATACAGCAGTGCAACATCCcttttaactataattataaagaagtcctttctattcttttatatttgtgaTCGGTTGGCAAGAaattttgttggaaaaaaaaaagatgttttaccATTATTTTTAAGGTGAATGTCTTGTTATTTTCCAAACAATGCGTATGCTAATTTTTCATACGTGCTCTAATAAAAACCCTTCCTATATACATAACAAATCAATGATATTCCACATTAAAATTGCCTATATCTAAAAATCTTACTTCATCAAGACATTATATGTCAAAGTCCTAAATGATCATAATTGATTTAACTCATTAATCAAcgatcgaagacaaacatctattaGACTATTAGAACCAAGATTACTTTAGATAAGAATATGAACTTTGGCCTCATAAACATCTTCAGTGGCAAGTTGTAATCTATAAGTATCATCGACCAACAAGAATATAATGCAGAAAATAACtcaaatgaattgaatttttttgtatataactTAAGATGTATGTTATATGGTTCCTTTGAAAACTGATGATGCAACCTATTAAATTGCTTTTGAGCTTCACCATCGGAAAGGAGCATCATAACTCCATCTACCATATCATTTGAATGAAATCATATCATGTGCTAAACAATATTTCgagacatgaataacctttgcaatcTAGGAGTAATTGAgaagtattttagttttttatgtgTAATAAGAGTCGTTCCCTTGCCAATTTAAGGTCTATACCGAGCATGCACACAGGTTCTGCACTCGGttaaatctatattttcaaTGTAGTACAACATGCAAAAGTCTggacacatgtcaattttcttgtATCATATGttaaggggtttcatcatggatttagTAGCATAAAAATTCTCTATCATCTTACTCCCTTTATGTAAAATGTTTCTCACCCATTCAATGATTCTATCATAACCTGCTTCACTTAACCCATGATTTGACTTGATAGTGAACACTTAAGTAATAACTGATAATTTATTATGGCTTGTACATCCATCGCATAATGGTTCGTTGAGATCtttaaaaagttcaaaaaacctAGTTGCGTCTGCATTTGGCTCTTCATCTACAAATTAATTTCCTTCAAATTTACCTAAATTTTCAACtttacaataaaattgataaaatatgaaatatacCTATTAAATAACCCATTATTCATTTCATTATAAAATAcctaaattacaaaatgaaactcaattcatcaaatgacaagaaaaaatataatttttaaaaatcttatacaAACCTTAACATTgtacaaatcatacattcatacaacaaatttatatataaaaaaactataaaacaagtaaacacacaaacaaactaTATACACTACATAAAATTGCTAAAaacttaacataaaaaatgggTCACAACAAAAAATAGATAGGTTTGCTTACTTGATGTgaagaatcttttttttaaaattaaactagaacaaGGATATTGATAGACTAAGTGTTAGGGTTGCTGAATTTGTGATGATGAGATCTTGATTTTGTGACAAAATAGAGGGGGGCAGATGTTTTAAgcagaaaaaaggaagaagaagaagaaataagggAGCGAAAGAGGGGATTTGATAGgttataacttaaatattacctATGGATATTAGCGACAATTATATTTCAATGATAATTTCATATGTAATACTGAAACGTTGTATTTTCTAACGAAAATAACAAGAGGAATActtgccaattttttttaattctttaatttatacttttagTTCTCTCTATATTTACCGATAGAAAATTTCTATCAGTGAATATCAATGGAAACAATAATGTTATGTTTTATTagtaaatattatcataatttatcgacaatatttttttcagttagtatttttatttgtatttgataattttctagtAATGATACAAATAACCTTATTACCTATGTATCAAAAACAGGTCACTCTATCCTCTCTAACACTTCACAAAACTCTTGTTGCTatttaacttgataaaaacTCGCTTGTCTTAATTACTAGTATAtctttttcaagataaaaaattccAACAACTTGGTGCAAATTTGGTAGATAAAGAAATCCCATGTTCCATTTTTTCCACGTTTCGTGAAGTAAAACCATTAACTAATTAAGTTTTGTTTGTATTCATTTCCTTTAAGGTGGCCTTTCAGTTAATCTCATAATTCTATAAATCAAAAtgctaatttctttttataacctCCAGGGTTTGTGTGGTGGGCCATAACCACCATGTGCCTGCATGTGCTGTGTCTTTTTCTCCAAGGCCCACTGCTACTTTTCTTTTGAGCAAATAAATGGAGTGGCTTCACATTCTTCTCGCTTCTcactctatctctctctctctctctaacatcATTCTAGGATTCTGATACATACTTTCTTGGATCTGTAGAACTGCACCAGTCTGCAACTTGTCTCACTCACCTCTCATGATTTTCTGTGCTCTTGTTCTATACaagaattaattttatcaaggtATGCTTCaaaatgttataatatatattgttgcTTCAACATTGCATCTCATATAGTTCCTATGACATGAGTAGCTAGATCCATCAACTGCATAAATTCACCTTAAACATGCCATCATCTTCTTTTGGAAATACCTTATATCTTTTCccatttttcctttcttttttggatggaaaatatatttgcttttttttttttttaatttttgttttaaaaaattattatttctatgaTATGGAATTCTCTCTCTTTAattagttgagaataatagttggaagaaaatataaagatgcAATTCCCATTACATATCTCTCTCAAAATCTCAGATAATTGAACTCATCACATCTTCTTGTACTGTGCCTTATTCTTTGCAGAATGCGTGCTCCTAGTTCTGTAATCAAGCAACAATTTCTCAAGAAATGGATAATGGGTCTCCAAGTGTTTGGTTCTGCAAAGCAGAACATGAGCATCCTGGAGAGAAAGAAGGCAATAAGGCTATCAGCAGACATTGCTTTAGCTTCTACTAGAGATGGAAGGACTTGTTGGAGTCGTGCACTCATTGCCAATGCCTCAAAAGAAGATGATAGTAAAGTCCTTGTTCAGCACCTCTTAGCTCCTGAGAGTGAGAGGCTAAAGAAAGCGTCTACTGGACTGGTCATGGACAACAAGAGGGTTAGATgcaaaaaaatcttgaagaggAGTTGCTGCATAAAGAGAGTAAGAAAAGGTGCGCCTCAAGTTGTTCTTGCTAAATCAATCGCTAAAAGGATGGTAATGAGAAGAACACAAGTATTGAAGAGTCTTGTGCCTGGAGGGGAGTTTATGGATGATATCTCTTTGATTGAAGAAACCCTAGACTACATAGTATCTCTTCGAGCTCAGGTTGATGTAATGAGAAATCTTGCTAAAGCTACAGAAGCAGTCAACGGTAAATAGGAAAATCAATGGAAGACCATAGCTACTTTCTATAAATTCTAGatgttctatttattttaacttcttgttttgttttttcccttgtAAGACTATATATGAAGAAAAACCCAGAAGCTGCTAATATAGGTAGCAAGGCATATTGTACAGAAGAACCATATTTAAATCAATCAAGGCTTTTGTTTCCCTCGTCTCTACTTGCTAGCCTTAATTTATCAGTCAATATTAAGATCATGAGCAAAATCCCTGAAGTGCTTTCACAAATTTTTAAAGCTTAACTATGAGGAGCTAGCCAGCAATATTGCATTGTGCATagttcttctatttttctttgtactgacgatgtttcttcttttttcattttcttgttcaTGGTTGGTTGTGCTCAATACGCAAACAAAGGTAAAGAATCCTTAACCATAAAGGAATCGAAAAGTACAATCTCTGTTCAAGAACATGACTCCATGAGGAAACTCATGGACAATCCATATCTCATTcaccaaaaggaaaaaaaggcaaagaataaaattattcaaagaagGAACTTCCACTACGACTTGTACTAAGCATGTTCTTGAGAATATATTGCTTCAAATTCTACTTTGATTGTCTTCTGATATTGTTTCTGAGCGTGCCGTTCAGTAAAGGGAACTAGGGACATCCTCTCTATTGTAACTTACAATGATATCTTACCATATGAAGTGTTGCTTAAACAGCTAGCTGTTCGATTCATCTGTGCTTATTTTGGCCAGGGAGGTGAGATGATTTTGCATCATTGAAGCATGCTGGAGAGAAAGTTGTAGTTGACAAGATAACAAAGAATGGCCAAATTACTACACCCGTGCAACACCCTGAATATACTATATTAATGTGATGGTGACAGCACCAAAGATTTTAAGATGTaagaattcataaaaatttagttCATGATGAGGcaaatgatttataaatataCAACGGTATACATGAAAATTAtggtttataaaaaatttcagcTGGTTCTAATTACATGCAAAACCTCACCCTTGCTTATTAACATGGGCTGAACTGCTCTAATAACCTGGTCAACTATCAAAATGTGATCAGTTTCCATTGGTTAGAATGGAAATTAACCCATGACAGGAACTATAACTTCGCATTTTGAATCTGTTTTGTCATCTGGGCTAAAGAAAGGTAACACACTGGTAACCTTTGAACAGGCCAATGATAAATAAATGCATTGATATAAGATGGTAATTATATGAAGATAAAAGCAACAAGCATCGATCTTTCTcgttcagaatttttttttttttaagaataccGTGCAAGTAATTGTATcgagttaaaattaaaagatggtaTAATGGCCAAAGGAACCAAAGATAAAGAGAAATAAGCAAGACATCAAATGCTATATGAAGCTATTTAAAACACAAGTCAACAGTAGGAACTGAAATTGACAACAGTTTCTTTTGCTGTTAATTTCAGAGTAAGAAGATGGCAATCCATAACAATTTATCAAAAGTAAAGAACATCACAGCAAGAAGCACCGGATTACGGGCCGGATATATATGTAGTTTTGCATGCATTCAAAAGTTTCCCAGCAGTCATATATATCCCgcttttttaataatcttagaataagttataattaatttcatgattaTAGCAATTAAAGAGGTTATAtcacaaataattaataaagtagTTGTATTCAGATTAGGAGGTTGTCCAAATGACAAGAATATACTAGTAATTCCTTtcggcttttgtttttttctggaTGTAATTAAGAGGTGGTTGGCCAATTAGTTAAGTcccatcaaatcaaatttgagcATTCTTGTCTAATGTTGCTACCCAGCTATACCTTACTTCATTCATTCTCTTCATATAATGATAGGCACTAGCTTGCATGATTGTTTGGAAGCCATAATTGTCTTAATATACGAATATTGTGTATGTGTAGCATCATGGGCAATGAGTTATATGAACATCACTctaaagtaaataataattttatttgcctTTTCATTTGAGAAAGTAAGTTTATGCGCAAAAGAAAGTTAcagactttcttcaagtagatTTCTGATTTGGAACTCCTGCATATCAGCCCTCAGAACATGGACTGAACTGGGCAGTGTCTACCTTGAATATATGGTTATTGATCATAAAATCCAAAGGGTTGGGACATGACACTGTTTGTCTATTGTGTCAAGGAAGAAATACATGGTACTATCTATACTCTTTCAGTTATGATTGCATTAGGACAAAGGCAACGAGCCAAAGACCAGGCTCAAAATGGTTTGTCTGTGGTACACTGCCTCTGCTACCAGACTCCACTGATAGTCCCACTGCAAGACTGATTCCAGGTTCTTGAAGGCCTTTTGACGACAAATAGGTCCCCACGCTCAGCCTTCAGGCCCGTCGCGATTTGTCCTAATTGTGTTTTCAtacccattttttttctttttattattaatatagttaTTCGGgtcagtttatatatttttgattaattttatagattctaaaattaataaccatgaaAATCTCTAataattctaatatttataagactcaaactaatattttaaaaaattaaatctaaaatataatcagTCAACTATACCTCAAGCTTGTGTTATGATGAACTTTGTTCTTTGATCGATTGGGTGGTTAGCCGGTAGACATTTGGGTGTCCTCAGGCTCAGTCCAAATTTAGGTCTGAGTTTGACACAATACTCCCATTTTACCTTGAAGACATCGAGCCTGCTCTCAACTTCGCCaggcaaaaacaaaacaatctaAGGCCGATTACCTTGACCTAATACCTATTCGGGCCACAGATCAAGGAAAGGGGACCTAATCATGGAAGCCTGGCCCAAGAACAGAGATTCTAGATTTTGTTTCTTCGAGCTACAGGGATAAAaccaatatttaattataaaacaatttaaatagtCTCTgtagtttttaaaaacaaattaatttgtcACTTGAATAGTGCTGGCGCTGACGAtgtttaatctaatattattttatttcaaaaaaattcttcatattTCCATATAATCTaccttttctatttcttaaaaaacaaaataaattaaaaaaaatattaaatatacgagaaatattaaattaaatatatatttaaaaaatataaagactacttaattatattttggagtAAAAATCCTATTTAatctattttgtaaaaatagaaggataaatttataatttatttaaaatctctTTATATCACTACTTAGGTGTATATGATGATAACATCAACTAGTCTACATGATCCAAAAATGCAAAAGCATTCGTGAAAAATGTTATTGATATTGGATATGCTCAGCTCTAGACTATTCAAATAAACAaatgtatatgtatatttgaTACTCATAAAATATGTATTTCACAATGTATATCTGATGTTATTGTGATTTTAAAGGacagttgattttagttattttttggcctaacagtaataattttttaatgcttgttttattttgaaagtaaatcgatattattttaatttgaagaaaaactatcttgttttttaataaaagcaagaaatcctatttttaatataagaaaaaaatagttgtttatTATGAgattctttaaattaaaataacaacttttttttaaaatatttttttcaaaactaaaaacctATCAAAGTATTTTGTGTTGTACACAactaaatttcaaaactttttatttttctatattattaattattttagatttttttaattgaaatgtgtgcatatatactattttttcatttaactttttattttttattttttaaacttaatagtTCCTCTATTCAATACATGCATGCACCGTTGCTTCAGACGCGACATGTAGGATTCAACaatttattatgaataaattatatatgttaaagCTATTTTAGTATATTAGTATATGATAATCCTTAttaaccattttaattttttaaaatcacaattataaaatttaatcaaatattataaatttgttttaaatattgctacttgaaaattagaaaatgacaacaaaattaaagacaaaatatTTCGCTGATAATTTCTAAAGAAAATAACGATGGAGGATTtccatcatatatttttaatgaaatatgtttttgaaattaaattttgacagaataaaaaaaaaaaaatttcattggcAATTATGTCAGCAATATGACACATCAATAGTTTTCAACGgaattttcaatgaaatttttttatcaccatatttcatcaataaatttaaaaagttataacTAATAGttccctctctcttcttcttcttcttcttctttatgccAAGAACACAACAACCCAACCCGAAAGATTTGGCCTCCATTCTCTCACAAATTTTACCACCCAACTTGTTAGTATTGACCTAAATCTATTAGTAGTGTCGGCATAGCCCTCTcttggttcaattttttttgaagtttcacCACTCCAAGTAaacaaacttatttattttttctaacccaTTAATggtttaagttaatttattgaaattcttttagtttacttttatatttttaattgttttacaacttttttctagaatttttttttaatgtatagttTGTATTAGAGATGATCattttttggttcggttttggttttaaaccaaaaaactaaccaaaccaaaatttatatttttttttttaattttaaaccaaaacaaaactgACTAACTGGTTCAAACTGacaattttggtttggtttggttcggtttggtttttttctttcaaaatcgACTAACCAGTTGTTGTTGCTGGTTAGGTAATTATCAACAATTAAATGAGAATTTCAAATAAAGTTTACTATTAAACTATAACAAAACGAATGAATAATTTTCAAGTGAAACTTCAGCTAGAAAACCAATAGAAGAGGACAAAAGGTAACAAGAAAATGCTTTCCCTGCTTGAAAACCAAGTTCTTCCTTTGTGAGTCCAGTGAACAAACACCTTTAGAGTTCAGACACCCAAAATTGataagaaatttaacattaagcCAAGTTATGAAAACCAAAGCAGATTTTTGAGAATATTCTTTTATCTATTCACAAACAATTCAAgaaacccattaaaaaaaatttaaaacccatatttattttctcaatgaATACAAGCAagtaaacaatgaaaaaatgcTTGGGTTTTCCATCTCTAACCacacaaaaataagaaattagagtgaaaaggaaagagagggaGGAGAGGGGAGGGGGGGAGGGAAGGGGGCATGTGGGAAATGTGAGCAGACaaggagggagagggagagttgGTCGCAGgagaaaataaaagtagaaGAATAGGGGAAATGCAAGGAGGGAGGGGAGAGTTGGCCgcgagagaaaataaaagtagaaGAATAGGGtttcagtaaaaaaataaaccttttaTACCTAGGTTTGAAGTGCGGTTGAAACTTGGAATTGAACCGGTTCGATTAAATTGGTTTTAGacttttaaaaccaaaaccaaaccgaaccgaaccaattttttttggttttctaatcaattaactcaatttttttttcgatttggttttttctgttaattgttttgtaattttttcagtttaatcggttttttgatttttttgatcaCCCCTAGTTTGTATGTTAGGGTTTACTTGGGATttggaagaaattgaatttcttatattttgattttttaaaattgattcatcaaaaaatacatatattagcTTCCAAACAGAAaaccatatgttttttttacaaaactatGTTAGAAAGAAAGGTTTGCTTAACTTTTAGTTCCAgcaacatatatattttgtagaTGACAATAGTTATTCTTATCTAAAAAAAGTATtacaataaatagtattttcttAGAAGGAATATAAAACTCCCTTCTCTTTTagttagttagtttttttttaataatttcaggTCATGATTTACATTAGAAAATGGTGGGTAGAGATGATGTCCTGTATGTCTTCAAGCTTCTCGAATTGATTAAAACCAAATGTCCCTCGTGGGGCTGAAAAGTATGGGCATGAAGGACCTAAGATGATGAGTTATTGAAAAAGGGAAGGACAAAGATCAGCTTTCGAAAACATTGATAGGAATTTAAAGTGGAGGAGATGGGGGCAATGGGGCTTTGAGCAAGGAAAACTTATTTGTCCTTTGGTCGGAGATAGAAACAAACAGGCCTACATGCAGGAAAAATAAGAAGGGCTATCTGGATTGGAAAGATGGGTTTCTAATTGGTGTCTTGGCATGTCTCAATTCTTTGATTGAATCAACTAGCCATGACAAAAGCAGCAGAAGATCATAACATAGTTGATCATGCTTTCTTGAAATTACACAAGCACAACTACCAAAACATAACTTGATTCACCACGGTTACGAGAAATTTGGttgtgtgagaaaaaaaaagtaataataaataaaataatataattaattagatttcctactactattattttattaattaagggTATTATAAGTAATAGTAGGTATATTAGTATtatataataagttaaagaataaaaaaaataaaaccctttAGTAACTTATATTCTATTTTATCAAAACGGCCAAAACCTATATCAGAGAAAGGGAGAGGAAATATAAAGGAGTTGATTTGATCTGggttaaaatctttattttcttttattaatttaagatgCGTGTTTTCTATCATTTccttttaattgagttttttgcatacatattaattttattgagaaatgtttaggaattagattttttatgatattagattttttttttatcactttttaAAGAGTAAATGTTATTCTAATTGAGTATTAGATTGATAGGAAGCccttgaaaatgattttatacatttttttatagatgAACTAGAAGTAATAGTGAGATTAAGGAATTGGAAAAAAGATGATGAGTTCATAACTTTAGGTCGTCAAAATCTAGTCTTTCAATGAATGTTATGATCAGAATTTGATACCTAGTTATAGTATATTGTTGGTTCTTTGATCTTATTGGTCATTTGCCCAAATCAGACTTGTGAATTAAAAGATTTATGATCATAGGAAGTATGTCACTTAAAATTCATCTTGAGTTTTTGCATTATTTACAAATCATTTATAATGCCTGaccacttaatttttaaaaattatattcttataaCAATTCATCTTTCCAGCTTTAAGGGTAGGTACcatcagaaaaaaaagaaggtgaaaTTCATCTTAATAATGGTGAGATGTTGTATGAATATTAGGAGCGTTTCAATCAATTGTATGCGAGTTAcctttattatcaaatttatgataaattattgctataatatttttataagggATTGTCACCTATGAACTGTAGCATGATTACTGTAGCAAGTGGATGAGCACTCATAGAAAAGACTCCAGAAGAAGCACAATAATTAATCTtgaaaataacatcaaattcACAACATTTTGGAGTATATGTTGATTCATCTAGAAGAGTTAATGAGGTAATGCATTctaatattgagaaaaaaaaaacctttaagaaCTAACATCTCTCATTAAACAAGTTGCTTTGGGACAAGGTAGACAAGCCAAAGTCTATGACATCTACCCTTTCTTAGATCATCCTACTGATAGATGCAATCAATTACAAGATGATGACGTGCCTCAAGTTAATACCATGAATGGATTTAACAGCCAACAAAAGAGATATGACCCATTTTACAATCAATACAACCCCGGGTGGAAAGACCACCCAAACTTAAACTACGGTTAGCCTTCAAACTAGTAGTCTTTTCAGCCCTATATCAGCCTTTTCTCATCAAGTGTAGGTATGTCATTAGAGGATATTGTATAATCCTTAGCCACTAATacataaaattttcaatagGAGACGAGAGGAAGGATTCAAAATTTGGAGAACCAAATATCATTATTGGCTTCATTAGTGTATAAAATAGAATCCAAAAAAAGGAAGGTTACTCTCTCAATCTAAAATTAATCCCAAGGAAAACATAAGTGCCATGACTCTTAAAAGTGGCAAGGAAGTGCAAACTAAGACAACAACAGTTGGCACCcaacaaaggaaagaaaaactagTTGCATCATTGGATTTGCCAACCAACAAGGTAAGTAAAAATTTTGACTTACCAAgttctaatattttaattcatcccTCTTTTCCTGGTTGAGTTACAAATCAGAAAAAGAATGAGATAGAGAATGAAATATTTGAAACTTTTCAGAAGGTGAAGGTGAACATTCCATTGTtggataaaatcaaacaaatttcataaagagaaaataagggTTGGAAAGAATGTGTTTATAATCATACAAAGGAAATTGCCTCAAAAGTGTAAGGACCCAGGTATGTTCACTACACCATGTGTGATTGGAAATTGTAAGTTAGAAAAGGCTATGCTTGATTTGGGAGCATCAATTAATGCCATGCCACTATCAATTTACAAGAATTTGAATTTaggaaatttaaaagaaataaagataagaaTTCAATTAGCGGATAAGTCTAATTTATACCCTGAACGTGTTGTTGAAGATGTTCTAATTAGAGTAAATGAACTGATTTTTCCTATGAATTTTTACATCATTGACATGGATGATGAGTTTGCTTCAAATCCAACTTATATATTGTTAGGCAGACCATTTA includes:
- the LOC118036381 gene encoding transcription factor IBH1-like 1, with protein sequence MRAPSSVIKQQFLKKWIMGLQVFGSAKQNMSILERKKAIRLSADIALASTRDGRTCWSRALIANASKEDDSKVLVQHLLAPESERLKKASTGLVMDNKRVRCKKILKRSCCIKRVRKGAPQVVLAKSIAKRMVMRRTQVLKSLVPGGEFMDDISLIEETLDYIVSLRAQVDVMRNLAKATEAVNGK